In the genome of Megachile rotundata isolate GNS110a chromosome 16, iyMegRotu1, whole genome shotgun sequence, the window ataaaaaaattctgcCTACTATTATATCTGGccatttaataatgaattctATATAGCATACATTTATCTTCTGTAATTAGAGATAAGTACAACCCAATGAAAGAAAAACAATGTTAAGATAAATTAAGATTAATGGTTCGATTTTTTGGTGACAGTGTGTGTGATCAGTCAGCGTACATAAGCGTGGACAAATAACATAACAacacaaaaaagaaaaacggaAAAAGAGGGCGGTATGTTTTGTGTGTGTATAATAGGAATAAAACAAGCGTACAACAAAAACTAGCGATATAATTTGTTACTATAATTTCTTACGTTATTATCTGTGCTTTTTTCTTTATTATACATGAgcattgtatattaataataataatttataacggGAGGTATAAAAACAAAACTTGTTTTAATTTCCATACATTACCCacacaaattcctatgttctccTTTGAGTATAAATgctttccccaatttctgaggaatttaattattttcaaagaggGAAACAagatataattttcaatttttaaaatattcataccagatgaaattaaaatgtgacatttattgtaatatacaatatttacaaattaaaatctttattttattcAGTAATAactacatgtacatataaaaacacgaagtaaaatatacaaaaagcattatactaattataatgcaatagttatttttctactttgttTGAACACCTGAAAAGAGCATAAATCTCTATAATTACAGTTTCTTACAGATGACTGATCTTTAAAATTTATCTCTGACTGTTCTGACCACTCAAAAAAACTATTCATTGCTGTTAAACTTCAAATGATTTAGGAAATATTACTTTTCTTTACCCCAGTCTTCTGAAACATATCTAAGAAAGTCAGTAAGGTTTTCAAATTCAGTCCTACTCTGGGGTGGATCATTCTTTGGTATTCTTGGCAAAATGCTTCCAGCCTTTAATCGAAACTCTTCGGCAGTCTTAGCTCCTGACAGCTTCCAAATACCATAGAAAAGAACTCCACAACCTCCAATTGCCCATAGAGAGCCTATAAAAAGGGCCCTGGTTGCTAATGCAGCTCCAGATTCATACAGACCTTTCTGTCCTACTAATCCAGCTTCAAAACTTTTTGTATCTTGTTTTCTAGTTGATGCTAGGGCACTGCCAAATCCAATCATAGCAGAAATTCCTGCTAATCCACTCAAGAATAATGCCCCTAAGAAACAAGTTTGTagataactaataatattattagaagaaaaatattttatttcaaattttcttactAAACTATGTTAGCTATAGCCTTCATTTATATAATGTATACCTACcatacaatttttcttttttcttttgtgcATCTTTATCAGACGTCATTGTTACTTTTCATTATATTGttctataaata includes:
- the LOC100878242 gene encoding transmembrane protein 242; translation: MTSDKDAQKKKEKLYGALFLSGLAGISAMIGFGSALASTRKQDTKSFEAGLVGQKGLYESGAALATRALFIGSLWAIGGCGVLFYGIWKLSGAKTAEEFRLKAGSILPRIPKNDPPQSRTEFENLTDFLRYVSEDWGKEK